One window from the genome of Saccopteryx leptura isolate mSacLep1 chromosome 8, mSacLep1_pri_phased_curated, whole genome shotgun sequence encodes:
- the UPK1B gene encoding uroplakin-1b isoform X1, with protein sequence MTKDDSTVRCFQGLLIFGNVIFGMCGIALTAECIFFVSDQNSLYPLLEATDNDDIYGAAWIGMFVGICLFCLSVLGIVGIMKSSRKLLLAYFILMFIVYGFEVASCITAATQRDFFTPNLFLKQMLERYQNNSPPNNDDQWKNNGVTKTWDRLMLQDNCCGVNGPSDWQKYTSAFRNENNDADYPWPRQCCVMNKLQEPLNLEACKLGVPGYFHSQGCYELISGPMNRHAWGVAWFGFAILCWTFWVLLGTMFYWSRIEY encoded by the exons ATGACCAAAGACGACTCCACCGTTCGCTGCTTCCAGGGCCTGCTGATTTTTGGAAATGTGATTTTTGGT ATGTGCGGCATTGCCCTGACTGCAGAGTGCATCTTCTTTGTATCTGACCAAAACAGCCTCTACCCGCTGCTGGAAGCCACTGACAACGACGACATCTATGGGGCCGCCTGGATCGGCATGTTCGTTGGCATCTGCCTCTTCTGCCTGTCTGTTCTAGGCATCGTAGGCATCATGAAGTCCAGCAGGAAACTTCTTCTGGCG TATTTCATTCTGATGTTTATTGTGTATGGCTTTGAAGTGGCATCTTGCATCACAGCGGCAACACAACGAGACTTT TTCACACCCAACCTCTTCCTGAAACAGATGCTGGAGAGGTACCAAAACAACAGCCCTCCGAACAATGATGACCAGTGGAAGAACAATGGAGTCACCAAAACCTGGGACAGGCTTATGCTCCAG GATAATTGCTGTGGTGTGAACGGTCCATCGGACTGGCAGAAATACACATCTGCCTTCCGGAATGAGAACAACGATGCTGACTATCCCTGGCCTCGTCAGTGCTGTGTTATGAACAAGCTGCAAGAACCACTCAACTTGGAGGCCTGCAAACTAGGAGTGCCTGGTTATTTTCACAGTCAG GGCTGCTATGAGCTGATCTCTGGACCAATGAACCGACACGCCTGGGGGGTCGCCTGGTTTGGATTTGCCATTCTCTGCTGGACT TTTTGGGTTCTCCTGGGCACCATGTTCTACTGGAGCAGAATTGAATATTAA
- the UPK1B gene encoding uroplakin-1b isoform X2 — protein sequence MTKDDSTVRCFQGLLIFGNVIFGMCGIALTAECIFFVSDQNSLYPLLEATDNDDIYGAAWIGMFVGICLFCLSVLGIVGIMKSSRKLLLAYFILMFIVYGFEVASCITAATQRDFMLERYQNNSPPNNDDQWKNNGVTKTWDRLMLQDNCCGVNGPSDWQKYTSAFRNENNDADYPWPRQCCVMNKLQEPLNLEACKLGVPGYFHSQGCYELISGPMNRHAWGVAWFGFAILCWTFWVLLGTMFYWSRIEY from the exons ATGACCAAAGACGACTCCACCGTTCGCTGCTTCCAGGGCCTGCTGATTTTTGGAAATGTGATTTTTGGT ATGTGCGGCATTGCCCTGACTGCAGAGTGCATCTTCTTTGTATCTGACCAAAACAGCCTCTACCCGCTGCTGGAAGCCACTGACAACGACGACATCTATGGGGCCGCCTGGATCGGCATGTTCGTTGGCATCTGCCTCTTCTGCCTGTCTGTTCTAGGCATCGTAGGCATCATGAAGTCCAGCAGGAAACTTCTTCTGGCG TATTTCATTCTGATGTTTATTGTGTATGGCTTTGAAGTGGCATCTTGCATCACAGCGGCAACACAACGAGACTTT ATGCTGGAGAGGTACCAAAACAACAGCCCTCCGAACAATGATGACCAGTGGAAGAACAATGGAGTCACCAAAACCTGGGACAGGCTTATGCTCCAG GATAATTGCTGTGGTGTGAACGGTCCATCGGACTGGCAGAAATACACATCTGCCTTCCGGAATGAGAACAACGATGCTGACTATCCCTGGCCTCGTCAGTGCTGTGTTATGAACAAGCTGCAAGAACCACTCAACTTGGAGGCCTGCAAACTAGGAGTGCCTGGTTATTTTCACAGTCAG GGCTGCTATGAGCTGATCTCTGGACCAATGAACCGACACGCCTGGGGGGTCGCCTGGTTTGGATTTGCCATTCTCTGCTGGACT TTTTGGGTTCTCCTGGGCACCATGTTCTACTGGAGCAGAATTGAATATTAA